Below is a window of Phosphitispora fastidiosa DNA.
TTGAAAAGGCCTGCCGCGAGATTGGTTATCGAGCCGAGTCTTTCCTGTGTTATGTGAAGTGGTAATAGTTCTGCTGCTTTTGTTTCATATATTTCTTACTCCAAACGATGACTACTCTCATTTACAGATTGGGCGTACTGGGTTGATTAAAAAAAGAGATATGAATGGAATAGAATTAGCAACAGTAATTGGCTATTCTAAAATATGCTAATAGAAAAGACATCTTCTGGACAACAGAGATATAAAAATTAAAAAAATGAAAGGCTAAAATGCTATTAGATATGGAAATTTCACCTAAATTAAATAATGACAATCCTGTGTACCCGCAGAATAGTTGGTATTTTTATTATGCGGGATATGCCGATGGATTTATCAAACATGCAATTGAGAAATACGGAAATACTTTTAAAAGTCCTGTTATCGTTGACCCCTGGAATGGATCAGGAACAACCACATTAGTGGCGAGCATGATGCATTTAACATGTTATGGGTTTGATATAAATCCAGCTATGATTCTCATAGCTAAAGCAAAACTATATAATGCTAAAATGTTGGATATAGAAGAAATGAAGATTCAGTTATCATTAATTATACCAACGCAACTATCAAATGAAGAATATTCAGAAGATCCTTTGAATAACTGGTTTACGTTAGAGTCTTTATCAATAATTCGGAATATTGAGGAAGTGATACAGAACATTACTGGCTTTAAGCAAAATGATAGGAAACTTATACGTATTAAAGGGCTATGTAATATTGAGACATTAAGTTATGAAATGTCTTTTTATTATTTGGCATTGTTTACCACTATTAAACAATTTACAAAAGTTTTTGTTGGTTCAAATCCAACTTGGATTAAATCTAAAAATATTGAGAAGTTAAATATTGATTCATCAGAGCTAGTTAAGCTCTATTTAAGTAATATTGAAAGTATGAAAACTGACTGCTCAGAAGGCGTTGATCTCCAAAAGATATATTTGTCTATTGGGGACTCGAAAAGCATCCCACTAAAAAATGAAACCGCAGATATGGTTATCACTTCTCCTCCGTATTGCACCAGAATTGATTATGCTGTGTATACAAAAATTGAATTATCATTACTAGGATATAATAGCTCCGATATCCAGAATTTGCGTAGGGAGATGATTGGGACACCTACGATTAGAAAAGGAATAGATTACTCAAAACCCCCTCAACATATTCAGTTTTTGGAAGTATCAAATAGTTGTTTAAATACGATGGAACAAATTTTAACACACCAAAGTAAGGCAGCAAAGAGTTACTATTATAAAACATTCATTCAATACTTTATTGGAATGTATGAATCGGTGAAAGAGATATATAGGATACTCAATAAAAACGGAATTGCAATTATAGTAGTCCAAGACTCGTGGTTTAAAGATGTTTATGTAGATGTACCCGGAATTGTCATAGAATTTGCTCAGTCTTGCGGCTTTTCAATAATAGAAAAAAACGACTATGAAGTAAGAAATAATATGAATTATATAAATACAAAAAGTAGGGGATATAAAAAGTCAAAAAGATCCGTTGAATCGGTAATTACTTTTAGGAAAGGATAGTGCAAATGGAGAATAATTTAACTGCGATTATTGATGAGAGAATAAAAGAATTAAAAATCACCTCACTTGATATTTCATTTAATGAGTTAGCTGATATGTACAAAAATGATGAGTTGATAATAACTCCAAACTATCAAAGAACATTTAGGTGGGACATTTCAAGGCAGTCAAGATTTGTTGAATCGTTACTATTAGAAATGCCTATTCCACCAATTTATGCAATAGAGATTGAAGACGGACGCTACGAATTAATTGATGGTTTGCAAAGAATATCGTCATACTTAAACTATAGAGGTTTACTAAAGGAACTTCCAGTTGAACCTAAAATGGCTTCTGATGTGTTGATTGAAGATGTTGATGAAAATGATGAAGTCTTAGAGGATGAAGAAGATACTGCTGCAGATGTTGAAAGGGGATTTGCTTTAAGCGGGTGTGATATAATTCCAGAATTAAATGGAAAGCGTTTCGATGATTTACCGGCAAGCATGAAAATAAAAGCTAAAAGATCTTTTGTTCGAATGGATGTTTTACGCAAGGGAATAAATCCTCAGTTAAAATACCATATGTTCAAGCGGTTAAATACTGGAGGTGAAAAATTATCTTATCAAGAACTTCGGAATTGCTCAATTAGATTGATAGATAACAAATTCATTGATTTCATTAATGATTTAGCAAGCAATGCAGATTTTTTGCAAACATTAGCATATGTAAGTAAAAATCAAAAAAAGAAAAAGTTTGCAGAAGAACTTGTATTGCGTTTTTTTGCACTGAAGAATAAGTTTTCATCGTTTTCTCACAATGTAGATTCATTCTTAACAGAATACATGGAGGAAATATCCATGGGCGATACTTTACATGAACCTAAATTCAACTATTTTAAGGAAAAAGAGGTCTTTGAAAATACCTTTAGAATATTAAATAATTCTCTCGGAAAAGAAGCTTTTGCAGTATATAAAAATAATTCTCAGAAGCTTTCTGGATTCAATGTTTATCAATATGAAGCAATTACAACAGGTATGCAATCAATATATGAGGAACTTGTAAATGGTAGCTACCCTATTAGCAAATTTACTGAAAAAATCAAAGAAGCTAAAATGGATAAAACTTTTAAATTATACACTGTAGGTGGAGGAAAAAATTCTTCGGGTGTTTTGATGAATCGATATCAATTCATTGTTAACAAATTAGGTGAATGAATATGACGTTTTCTGAACTATGTGAAAATATACTGGAAGAGCTTGAAATTGAATATAGTAATCGAATAAGTGAACTCGTAGAATACGAAAACTTTATGGCCACATACTCTCAAAATGAAGTGTTTAATGAAAATTACAGAAAGATGTTAACTATTATGTTATATTCGTATTTTGAGGGTTTTTGCAAACAGTCTTTGTTAATCTATGTGGACTACTTAAATAGAACTAATGAATTAGTGTCTAGAATAAAACATGGATTAGCAGCTGCAACAATTGAGAAGAGCTTTGTAAATCTTGCTAATTCAAATCATAAGCCTGTTGATTTAGGAGAAAGAGCGCTGAAAGAAGATGGGATTTTGCAATTATATGGACGTAGGAGGGAATTCTTTTCTGAGTATGTTGATATTGTAGGGAAGACATTATGTATACCGGACGGAGTGGTTGATACAGAATCTAACTTAAAGTCTAGTGTTCTAAAGAAATTGCTTTATAAATTGGAGATTGATTTTTCTATTGTTGATGATTTCCAAACAGACATTAATGAAGTTGTTAACAAAAGAAATGCATTGGCACATGGTGACCGGACTCGTGGAGTCACATTGAATGAGTACATAAAATATAGAGAAAATGTAATTAATTTGATGGGACTATTGAAATCTACAATTTATGAAAATTTCTACTATAAGAAATATTTAAAAGAGCATGATTCAGGAACAGCTGTGTGATTGTTTAATGTCCTCCCCAGGCGACTGTTTCAGAAACATACCCTGCTGCCAAGGCCCTATCAGGTTCCAGCGGCATCTTTTTTGTATCCTCAAGGCACGTTGAAGCCATAATCCTGCTGCGCCGAAGCGGCAGAGGCGGGCTGAATAAAATGCTAAGGAAAGCGGCTAAAGGCAAAATCGCTTACATCCTTACCAAGTCAATTAGCAGAGTTTCAAGAGATACACTGGAAGTTTTGAAGATTATAAGATTTTTAAGACAGCGAGGGATCAATATGCATTTTGAAAATGAGAACCTGGATTCGATCAATGAAGATAAGGAATTTGAGATTACACTGAGGGGAATGCTGGCACAAGACGAAAGCCGAAATACCAGCGAGAATATTCAGTGGGGATTTCAACGCAAGTTTGAAAAGGGCGATATTTTTACGAAGTATAAGAATTTTATGGGATATGACTGTGTTGACGGCGAAATTGTTATTGTTCCGAAGCAGGCAGAGGTCGTCAGAAAAATGTTTGACTTGTATTTGCAGGGGCTGTCATTGGGACAAATAAAATCTTTTCTGGAATCCCAGGGGATTAAAACTGCAACTGGCAAGGGAATTTGGGATACAAAAACGATTCAGAATATGCTCAGGAATGAGAAATATAAGGGCGATACGATGTTTCAAAAGACTTTGACCAAGGATTTTATGACAGGTAAGAAAAGCAAGAATATAGGACAACGGAACAAATATTATGTTAAGAATAGCCATCCGGCTATTGTTTCTGCTGAAGTATTTGATAAGGTACAGGAGGAAATAGCTAAGCGTGCAAGGCTCGTCAGTAACGAGGATGGCACAGTAGAAACCAGCGGAAGTAAATATAACGGAAAATACATATTGGGTAATTTGCTCGTTTGCGGCGATTGCGGCACTTCTTACCGAAGGAGGCCAGAAAGAGGCAAGGTCGTCTGGAGATGTGCGATACGAATTGAAAAAGGCAAAGATGCTTGTTCACATTCCCCTACTCTGGATGAAGAATGGATACTGGATACTCTGAAGAAGGCTGTATGCACAAACGGAGTTTATAATGAAGCTATTATCAGAAATAAAGTTGACAAAATTCAGGTTTTTGATGCCTTTATTATGATTTTCCGAACAGATGGGTTTCAGGACAAAAGGTTATTCCAGAATGGTTGAACTTATGATATGCTAATAATTGTAAGTAAGAGTAGAGGGTAAAGCCTCTGCATAGATTGACTAGGGTAAATCCCAATGCTGAAGAAACAAGCTGAAAGGCTTGTTTTATGCTATGACTGTCTCTTTGACCTTGCAGCAGTGGAATGAAATATAAAAAATGCTGCGGAAAGTGATGGGGTTATAATAATGGTTATTATGCTTTTTGGTATAACGAATGTAGGAAAGACTGTAACGGGTGAGAAGCTTGCCGAAAAATTGAATTATTCTTTTTTTGATGTGGATGAAGAAATAAAAAAGAGATTTCAGACGACCTTAGAAAAATTTATGCAAGATCACCCATTTTCATATGAACGAGGTCAAATAAAGGGTAAGATATTAAGGGATTTACTGAAAGAATATAGAGATAACATCGTTATTGCAGTAAGTCCAATTTATTATGCAAGGCATTTTAACTCACTTTTAGACTTGGAACAGGTAATTGCTATTGAATTACAGGATTCAGAAGAACACATTTTTGAGAGAATGGTTTTTTCTGATGAAAATGACAATATATATAAAGATGATGCATATAAGGAAGAACATAAAGATTATTATATTAAAGATATACATGAAGATATTGTATATGCAAGAAGGATTTTTAAAAAAATAGAGAATAAGTATTTCATAAATAATCGTTCTGTAGATCAAGTTGTTGATGAATTGATGGCCATAATTCATAATATATCTATTGAATAAATATGCTCAAAAATGGAATAATCATGCAGATTAAAGCGTCGAATTCAACCGTATACAAATTGTAAGCAGTTGAAAACGAAGGTGGCGGACAACAATATATTCAAGGTGGTGGAAGTAAATTAAAAAGAAAAACGAAATCACCATTCGTTCCAGTGCTGCGGAATACCTGACATATGTGGCAGCTACTGGCGATAATCCTCAAAGTTTTGAAATGCGCTATGAAGATGAAAACATCTGGCTTACGCAGAAGATGCTGGCAACGCTATATGACGTAGAAACGAACACGATTAATTATCATATTAAAAAAATTTTTTCAGATTCTGAGCTTGAGGAGAATTCAGTTATTCGAAATTTTCGAATAACTGCGGCTGATGGCAAGCAATATAACACAATACATTATAATCTGCAAATGATTATTGCTTTGGGTTTTAAAGTGAATAATGAACGTGCTGTCCAATTCCGAAAATGGGCAAATCAGATTGTAAAGGATTACACTATCAAAGGCTTTGCTATGGATGATGAACGCCTGAAAAATGGTGGGTCTATTCTGACAGAGCAATATTTCGAAGAGCAACTCCAGCGTATTCGTGAAATCCGTCTTAGTGAGCGGAAGTTTTATCAAAAAATTACCGATATTTATGCGACTGCCATTGATTACGATGTAAATGCAAGTGCCACAAAACGTTTTTTTGCCACTGTCCAAAACAAGCTTCATTGGGCAATTCATGGACAGACTGCTTCAGAAGTTATATATACCCGTGCCGACGCAGGAAAGGAACATATGGGGCTGACAACATGGAAAGATGCACCTCATGGAAAAATCCAGAAATTCGACGTATCGGTAGCTAAAAACTACCTGAGCGAATTTGAGATGGGACAGCTGCAGCGGCTGGTTTCTGCCTATTTAGACATTGCCGAGAGTATGGCACTTCGGCATATACCTATGACCATGCAGGATTGGGAAACACGACTAAACCGCTTCATACAGGCAGCCGACCATGATGTTTTACTGGATGCAGGGAAGGTAACGGCGGAAATTGCTAAAGCTCATGCTGAAAGCGAGTTTGAGAAATACCGCATTATCCAGGACAGACTGTTTCAATCTGATTTTGATAAATTAATTGAAGATACTAAGGGCGAAAAATAATTTAAAGGCGTCGAATTCGACGCCTTTAAATGCATAATGATATCAGATACTTTCCCTCCAAGGGAGTACCAGAGGGGTACGACATCCTTTTTGTACACTCAAGGCATGTTGAGACAGTAGTATTGATGTCAAGGGTGGAGAAGTGAGCGTGTCAAAAACCCAGTAAATAAGCCATTCGTGCGATTTTGACATCCAAAGCGTAAGCCAGAAAATCATCATTTTATCGGTTCGTGGAAACAATATATAGTTGAGGTAGGTCGCAATTGTAGAATCTATTGCACTTATAACCCAAATGAATGTAGAGGATGATATTTATGGAAATCTTTGGTTTAATAGCATTTGTATTAGTTCTAGGCAATTCTTCAAAGTTTAATAAACTTGAAAGGGAAATTAAGTTTTTAAAGGAAAATCGTAGGGGGAAGAGTGAAATGACAAAACTAATAAGTGATTTAAAAGGACAAAAATGTATAATTAGATGTGAGGAGTTACATCCATTTACAGGGAAAAAAGTAAGTATTGAATGCGAAATATGTGATGTTGATAATGAATGGGTTAAGGGAACTTTCGTAGATAAAAAGGGAATTTCCAAGACCAAAATAATACGTTTAGAAAACATTTATGATATTGAATTGCTATAAACTTTCATGCGCGGCTCTCCTATTTAACTGTGAAGTATATGCAGAAAATTGCGTACTATGGTGTACCTGTTGAACGGCAAACTGAAATCCGGTCAAACTGCAGATTGTTTTCTGCTGTTTTCAGCAGCATAGCGACACTTTGATTTCAGGATGGCGCGTTATTATCAGAAAAACAGCCCTTTGCCGTCAATAATCAAATTGGAAAAACTGAACCACAATGTTAAGAACACTGTGGCTCGTTTAATCATATATACCTGTTTTTGCTTAAAGTCCGCAGAGCCTCTGCAACCGTGGCTGCATCCACGGGATTCATAAGCCTTGCCAGGTGTTCATTGTTCCAGAAATAATCACTGTAACCGGCCAGGTCACATCCGATTCCAAAAGCGGGAATGCTGATGAAACCGCCGTTTAAATATTTTCCAATGATAAAGATAAAACCGCTGCGGCTTTCAATATGTATTTCATAGTGACTTCCATGATTTTGAATGTATTTTACATATCCGTCCCATTCCTCATACTTCCGACCGAATTTTTCACGACAGTGAAAGGCTACTGGATAAAGGGAGGCAGAAATTTTTGTATTTGTCATGAGGCACCTCCTAACCTAACGCAAGGCTGTTGCTGGCAGCAAGAATGATTTCTGAGTCAATGCACTGCTTTTTCAGCTGTGCCCCAAGCATAAGAGCATTGGTTATGATGGAATTAATAATACGGGGTACTCCCTGACAGTAGCCGGCAACAGCACGGGCAGCAGCTTCATCAATGATGGAGCGGGCACCGCCAGCGGCTTCAATGCGTGAATAAATATATTCTGCTGTTTCTTCAGCCGACAGTCCGCAGTAGTTGTAATGAACCACAATACGCTGTTTTAAAGCTTCAT
It encodes the following:
- a CDS encoding site-specific DNA-methyltransferase, translated to MLLDMEISPKLNNDNPVYPQNSWYFYYAGYADGFIKHAIEKYGNTFKSPVIVDPWNGSGTTTLVASMMHLTCYGFDINPAMILIAKAKLYNAKMLDIEEMKIQLSLIIPTQLSNEEYSEDPLNNWFTLESLSIIRNIEEVIQNITGFKQNDRKLIRIKGLCNIETLSYEMSFYYLALFTTIKQFTKVFVGSNPTWIKSKNIEKLNIDSSELVKLYLSNIESMKTDCSEGVDLQKIYLSIGDSKSIPLKNETADMVITSPPYCTRIDYAVYTKIELSLLGYNSSDIQNLRREMIGTPTIRKGIDYSKPPQHIQFLEVSNSCLNTMEQILTHQSKAAKSYYYKTFIQYFIGMYESVKEIYRILNKNGIAIIVVQDSWFKDVYVDVPGIVIEFAQSCGFSIIEKNDYEVRNNMNYINTKSRGYKKSKRSVESVITFRKG
- a CDS encoding DUF262 domain-containing protein — translated: MENNLTAIIDERIKELKITSLDISFNELADMYKNDELIITPNYQRTFRWDISRQSRFVESLLLEMPIPPIYAIEIEDGRYELIDGLQRISSYLNYRGLLKELPVEPKMASDVLIEDVDENDEVLEDEEDTAADVERGFALSGCDIIPELNGKRFDDLPASMKIKAKRSFVRMDVLRKGINPQLKYHMFKRLNTGGEKLSYQELRNCSIRLIDNKFIDFINDLASNADFLQTLAYVSKNQKKKKFAEELVLRFFALKNKFSSFSHNVDSFLTEYMEEISMGDTLHEPKFNYFKEKEVFENTFRILNNSLGKEAFAVYKNNSQKLSGFNVYQYEAITTGMQSIYEELVNGSYPISKFTEKIKEAKMDKTFKLYTVGGGKNSSGVLMNRYQFIVNKLGE
- a CDS encoding MAE_28990/MAE_18760 family HEPN-like nuclease, which encodes MTFSELCENILEELEIEYSNRISELVEYENFMATYSQNEVFNENYRKMLTIMLYSYFEGFCKQSLLIYVDYLNRTNELVSRIKHGLAAATIEKSFVNLANSNHKPVDLGERALKEDGILQLYGRRREFFSEYVDIVGKTLCIPDGVVDTESNLKSSVLKKLLYKLEIDFSIVDDFQTDINEVVNKRNALAHGDRTRGVTLNEYIKYRENVINLMGLLKSTIYENFYYKKYLKEHDSGTAV
- a CDS encoding recombinase family protein, coding for MNKMLRKAAKGKIAYILTKSISRVSRDTLEVLKIIRFLRQRGINMHFENENLDSINEDKEFEITLRGMLAQDESRNTSENIQWGFQRKFEKGDIFTKYKNFMGYDCVDGEIVIVPKQAEVVRKMFDLYLQGLSLGQIKSFLESQGIKTATGKGIWDTKTIQNMLRNEKYKGDTMFQKTLTKDFMTGKKSKNIGQRNKYYVKNSHPAIVSAEVFDKVQEEIAKRARLVSNEDGTVETSGSKYNGKYILGNLLVCGDCGTSYRRRPERGKVVWRCAIRIEKGKDACSHSPTLDEEWILDTLKKAVCTNGVYNEAIIRNKVDKIQVFDAFIMIFRTDGFQDKRLFQNG
- a CDS encoding shikimate kinase, whose protein sequence is MVIMLFGITNVGKTVTGEKLAEKLNYSFFDVDEEIKKRFQTTLEKFMQDHPFSYERGQIKGKILRDLLKEYRDNIVIAVSPIYYARHFNSLLDLEQVIAIELQDSEEHIFERMVFSDENDNIYKDDAYKEEHKDYYIKDIHEDIVYARRIFKKIENKYFINNRSVDQVVDELMAIIHNISIE
- a CDS encoding virulence RhuM family protein; amino-acid sequence: MAATGDNPQSFEMRYEDENIWLTQKMLATLYDVETNTINYHIKKIFSDSELEENSVIRNFRITAADGKQYNTIHYNLQMIIALGFKVNNERAVQFRKWANQIVKDYTIKGFAMDDERLKNGGSILTEQYFEEQLQRIREIRLSERKFYQKITDIYATAIDYDVNASATKRFFATVQNKLHWAIHGQTASEVIYTRADAGKEHMGLTTWKDAPHGKIQKFDVSVAKNYLSEFEMGQLQRLVSAYLDIAESMALRHIPMTMQDWETRLNRFIQAADHDVLLDAGKVTAEIAKAHAESEFEKYRIIQDRLFQSDFDKLIEDTKGEK
- a CDS encoding DUF6618 family protein; translated protein: MTNTKISASLYPVAFHCREKFGRKYEEWDGYVKYIQNHGSHYEIHIESRSGFIFIIGKYLNGGFISIPAFGIGCDLAGYSDYFWNNEHLARLMNPVDAATVAEALRTLSKNRYI